A region from the Neurospora crassa OR74A linkage group V, whole genome shotgun sequence genome encodes:
- the pho-2 gene encoding alkaline phosphatase, protein MISSRISGALALLATSLSVVSGQTFQRLGTCPTLGCILPPDQQDFLPGQHFDIRFEVHAPKNGSEAFNDGVPDEKFTVTIAKDNGKPQSIASFFELKEPSLEKWTFSWYEDLFAQDAKTPSVVNVASKIYRQVALYEPGTYTVTLNYYSGKTTTATWVVRPLATKKKAKNVILFIGDGMTTNMITAARLLAHKSINGKYQSTLQLDKFPTLGHQMTHSIDSFITDSANSASALYTGHKTTVNAMGVYVDSSPDKFDDPKVETIVELLKRIWGSAWGAVSTAFIADATPTALTAHTRSRYEYGALIEQALNGFSNTSWTKQDGPDVYFGGGAEQFLPSSASYQGKDYYAEFAKKGYSVSLNKTSLLALPDDKKALGIFCKSNLPVWLDRNIFPENTMKLKNDPSGASGPAKDIPGQKEMTLKAIDILHKRGGKDGFFLMSEAASIDKQMHVLDYERALGDLLELDDTVRATIQKLQDLGELNNTLIVVTADHGHGFDVFGGADTKYLAAQHDKDDRHKRSAVGVYHESGLSQYTVEQPGISYNTGPNFPVNWDPRYVIAAGTGAAPDRREQYGVGKNGSRTPAVTLPGMGDDDYYVNPTDRTGGFVVNGTLPTTESQGVHSLTDVPVFAQGPCSGNFGGVYSNTDIFFKIASCLGLGHPTKKTDGGKGR, encoded by the exons ATGATCTCCAGCAGGATAAGCGGCGCCCTCGCCCTGCTGGCCACTTCGCTCTCAGTCGTCTCCGGCCAGACTTTTCAACGGCTTGGTACTTGCCCAACCTTGGGCTGCATCCTCCCACCTGACCAGCAAGATTTTCTCCCCGGACAGCATTTCGACATACGCTTTGAGGTGCACGCCCCCAAGAACGGATCCGAGGCCTTCAACGACGGAGTGCCGGATGAGAAGTTCACCGTCACCATCGCCAAGGACAATGGGAAGCCCCAGAGCATTGCTTCTTTCTTTGAACTAAAGGAACCTTCGCTCGAGAAATGGACGTTTTCTTGGTACGAGGACCTGTTCGCCCAGGATGCCAAGACTCCCTCGGTCGTCAATGTCGCTTCTAAGATCTATCGTCAAGTTGCGCTGTATGAGCCCGGTACATATACGGTTACGTTGAACTATTACTCGGgaaagacgacgacggccaCTTGGGTTGTGAGACCACTTgcgaccaagaagaaggctaagAATGTCATTCTTTTTATTG GAGACGGTATGACCACCAATATGATCACTGCTGCTCGACTGCTCGCCCACAAGTCCATCAATGGCAAGTATCAGAGCACTTTGCAGCTTGACAAGTTCCCAACTTTGGGTCATCAAATG ACACACTCTATCGACTCGTTCATTACCGATAGCGCGAACTCGGCTTCTGCTTTATATACAGGACACAAGACCACTGTCAACGCTATGGG TGTTTACGTTGACTCGTCGCCAGACAAGTTCGACGATCCCAAGGTCGAGACCATCGTTGAGCTTCTCAAGCGTATCTGG GGTTCTGCCTGGGGTGCTGTCTCGACTGCCTTCATTGCCGACGCCACACCTACTGCTCTCACCGCCCACACGCGCTCCCGGTATGAATATGGCGCTCTCATTGAGCAAGCACTCAATGGATTCTCAAACACTTCGTGGACAAAGCAAGATGGTCCGGACGTTtactttggtggtggtgccgaaCAGTTCCTTCCCAGCTCTGCCTCATACCAGGGCAAGGACTACTACGCCGAATTCGCCAAGAAGGGATACTCGGTCAGCCTCAACAAGACCTCCCTCCTCGCTCTTCCCGACGACAAGAAGGCGCTCGGTATCTTCTGCAAGTCCAACCTGCCCGTCTGGCTAGACCGCAACATCTTCCCCGAAAACACTATGAAGCTCAAGAACGACCCCTCGGGCGCCTCCGGTCCAGCAAAGGACATTCCCGGCCAAAAGGAAATGACCCTCAAAGCCATCGACATCCTGCACAAACGCGGCGGCAAGGACGGCTTCTTCCTCATGTCCGAAGCGGCCTCCATCGACAAGCAGATGCACGTGCTTGACTACGAGCGCGCCCTCGGCGACCTGCTCGAGCTTGACGACACTGTCCGGGCCACGATCCAGAAACTCCAAGACCTCGGCGagctcaacaacaccctcaTCGTTGTCACTGCCGATCACGGCCACGGCTTCGACGTCTTTGGCGGCGCCGACACCAAGTACCTCGCTGCCCAGCACGACAAGGACGACCGGCACAAGCGCTCCGCCGTCGGCGTGTACCATGAATCCGGACTATCCCAGTACACGGTCGAGCAGCCGGGTATCAGCTACAACACGGGGCCCAACTTCCCTGTCAACTGGGACCCGCGCTACGTGATTGCCGCTGGCACCGGTGCCGCCCCTGACCGCCGTGAGCAGTACGGCGTCGGCAAGAACGGCTCCCGCACGCCTGCTGTGACGCTGCCGGGTatgggtgatgatgattatTATGTTAATCCTACCGATAGGACGGGCGGGTTTGTGGTCAACGGCACGTTGCCTACGACTGAGAGCCAGGGCGTTCACTCGCTCACGGATGTGCCGGTTTTTGCGCAAGGGCCTTGCTCGGGCAACTTTGGGGGTGTTTATAGCAATACCGATATCTTTTTCAAGATTGCGAGTTGCTTGGGGTTGGGACATCCCACTAAGAAGACTGAtggtgggaaggggaggtAA
- a CDS encoding CutC family protein encodes MPFKLEIPIFTTEVEEHDVRSFEQMSFKELLKLCKNFNSAECRRIRLELNAVGSYGDGGLTPNIKDAIRFLTHLRKSEILTEDQQPAIRIMIRPRGAKHDDKSVSPMIEVQDFQYSDAELVAMCQSIEDFKTMGRDVLSPERGDGFVFGVQKRLDGPLNELMLHPHANKRLTSTAHPYPCFLHRAFDGVLATSQNYPGTKIPMGRLVEKMKGHGFKGVLTSGGWGNATNNLERLGELGRAALKEKEEDKFELIVGGGVRYGNVWDICYAMKELAQHRDFWFHSSCLSGEASPYTTAWTMLMRLNAAEEAAENWTAGACAN; translated from the exons ATGCCCTTCAAGCTCGAGATCCCAATCTTTACCACCGAGGTGGAAGAACACGATGTCCGCTCTTTTGAACAAATGAGTTTCAAAGAGCTCCTGAAGCTCTGCAAAAACTTCAATTCTGCCGAATGTCGCCGGATCCGGCTGGAACTGAACGCCGTTGGTTCGTACG GAGACGGTGGATTAACTCCTAACATCAAAGATGCGATTCGGTTCCTTACTCACTTGCGAAAATCGGAGATCCTCACGGAAGACCAACAACCGGCCATACGAATCATGATACGGCCCCGAGGTGCGAAACACGACGACAAATCCGTCTCTCCAATGATCGAAGTTCAGGACTTTCAGTACTCTGATGCCGAGCTGGTCGCAATGTGCCAAAGTATTGAAGACTTCAAGACAATGGGTCGAGATGTCCTCAGCCCGGAACGCGGCGATGGGTTCGTTTTCGGGGTGCAGAAACGATTAGACGGTCCCTTGAACGAGCTGATGCTTCATCCTCATGCCAACAAAAGGTTGACTTCCACGGCCCATCCTTATCCCTGTTTCCTGCACCGCGCCTTTGACGGCGTACTCGCGACTTCGCAGAACTACCCGGGCACAAAGATCCCGATGGGGCGCCTGGTCGAGAAGATGAAAGGGCATGGCTTCAAAGGGGTGTTGACGTCCGGAGGATGGGGAAATGCGACTAACAACCTGGAAAGACTCGGGGAACTTGGGAGGGCGGCgctgaaggaaaaggaagaagacaagtTTGAGTTGATAGTGGGTGGCGGCGTACGGTATGGCAACGTGTGGGACATATGCTATGCGATGAAGGAGCTGGCGCAGCACCGGGATTTTTGGTTTCACTCTTCGTGCTTGAGTGGCGAGGCCTCCCCTTATACGACAGCATGGACTATGTTGATGAGATTGAACGCTGCAGAAGAAGCTGCAGAAAATTGGACAGCGGGCGCTTGTGCGAACTAG
- a CDS encoding acetoacetyl-CoA synthase: MRPDVIPRKLWEHPDPESTPMWRFLQNVNKRHGLDMKTFSELHEYSLRNRSQFWADVWEEANYIHEGTYSRVVDESAPIDAVPIWFEGVKLSYAENVLYSRPKGSSSSQIRSTVGKEDDKVAVTEVREGASETRDATYGELRERAGRLAAAMKARGVKKGDIVVIVGSNSIDTLLVWLATSWLGAIFSSSSTDMGTKGILQRTVQVNPKLLFMDDAALYNGKIVDLREKMAEVVEGLKDCSNFDNIVSIRRFSEARDISAVPKAITWDDFLASAGATPAIPDFVRIPFHEPYLICYSSGTTGTPKAIVHSLGGVMISYFKEGGLHEGLTGSDVTLQYTTTGWIMYLSNVAILLYGGKTIIYDGSPFKPDSSILISLAAQHRATKLGISPRWMFEFAKNGQSPREMADLSALRIVTCTGMVLSDQLFEWFYDSGFPPSVQLANISGGTDIAGCFGICNPLTPVYVGGTQGPSLGVAVEIYDSMVGDGEPGRPVPEGTAGELVATTAFPNLPCFFWADPIPDGQKGGVASPGTRYHSAYFARFPHVWAHGDFCVIHPTTRSLHLLGRADGVLNPSGVRFGSAEIYSVIERRFADRVQDSLCVGQRRPKDHDESVMLFLLMKPGQKLDEALVKEVKEAIGKDLSKRHVPKWIFETPEIPTTINLKKVELPVKHIVCGRKVKPSGTLANPQSLDFYYQFAKVEELVNPHPNL, from the exons ATGCGCCCAGACGTGATCCCGAGGAAACTCTGGGAGCACCCGGACCCGGAGAGCACGCCGATGTGGCGGTTCTTGCAGAATGTGAATAAGCGACATGGACTTGACATGAAG ACCTTTTCGGAGCTCCATGAATACTCCCTCCGAAACCGCTCGCAATTCTGGGCAGACGTCTGGGAGGAAGCCAACTATATCCACGAAGGCACCTACAGCAGAGTAGTCGACGAATCCGCCCCCATTGACGCCGTTCCCATCTGGTTCGAGGGCGTCAAGCTCAGCTACGCCGAGAACGTGCTCTACTCCCGACCCAAGGGCAGCTCTTCAAGTCAAATCCGATCCACAGTAGGGAAGGAAGACGACAAGGTAGCCGTGACCGAGGTGCGTGAAGGCGCAAGCGAAACCCGCGATGCCACCTACGGCGAGCTGCGCGAGCGAGCAGGGAGACTAGCCGCCGCGATGAAGGCGCGTGGAGTCAAGAAGGGCGACATTGTGGTCATTGTGGGTTCCAACAGCATCGACACACTGCTCGTCTGGCTGGCCACCTCGTGGCTGGGCGCCAtcttcagcagcagctctACCGACATGGGCACCAAGGGCATCCTGCAGCGGACGGTGCAAGTTAATCCCAAGCTGCTTTTTATGGACGACGCAGCCCTCTACAACGGCAAGATCGTCGACCTCCGGGAAAAGATGGCCGAAGTGGTCGAGGGCCTCAAAGACTGCAGCAACTTTGACAACATAGTCTCCATCCGACGCTTCTCCGAAGCCCGCGACATCTCGGCCGTTCCAAAAGCCATCACCTGGGACGACTTTCTTGCTTCCGCAGGCGCCACGCCCGCCATCCCGGACTTCGTCCGCATCCCCTTCCACGAACCCTACCTGATCTGCTACTCCTCCGGCACCACCGGAACGCCCAAAGCCATCGTACACTCCCTCGGCGGCGTGATGATCTCTTACTTCAAAGAAGGCGGGCTCCACGAAGGTCTGACGGGCTCCGACGTAACCCTCCAATACACCACCACAGGCTGGATCATGTACCTCTCCAACGTTGCCATCTTGCTCTACGGCGGCAAAACCATCATCTACGACGGCTCGCCGTTCAAACCCGactcctccatcttgatTTCCCTCGCCGCCCAGCATAGAGCTACCAAGTTAGGCATTTCTCCCCGATGGATGTTCGAATTTGCCAAAAACGGCCAATCACCCCGTGAAATGGCCGACCTCTCAGCTCTGCGGATCGTCACTTGCACAGGGATGGTTCTCTCCGACCAGCTCTTCGAGTGGTTCTACGACTCTGGCTTCCCCCCTTCGGTCCAACTCGCCAATATCTCAGGAGGCACCGACATCGCCGGCTGTTTCGGCATCTGCAACCCCCTGACGCCCGTCTACGTCGGCGGCACCCAGGGTCCCTCGCTGGGCGTCGCCGTGGAAATCTACGACTCCATGGTTGGGGATGGCGAACCAGGCCGTCCCGTCCCCGAAGGCACAGCAGGCGAACTGGTCGCCACCACCGCATTTCCCAACCTCCCTTGCTTCTTCTGGGCCGATCCCATTCCCGACGGCCAGAAAGGGGGGGTGGCGTCCCCGGGAACGCGCTACCACTCTGCTTATTTTGCGCGCTTCCCGCACGTCTGGGCACACGGCGATTTCTGCGTGATTCACCCGACCACGCGATCTTTGCACCTCCTCGGTCGCGCCGACGGGGTTCTCAACCCTTCGGGTGTGAGATTTGGCTCGGCGGAGATTTACAGTGTCATTGAGCGCAGGTTCGCCGATCGCGTGCAGGATTCGTTGTGTGTAGGGCAGAGGAGGCCGAAGGATCATGATGAGAGTGTGATGCTCTTCTTGCTGATGAAGCCCGGCCAGAAGCTGGATGAGGCGCTAGTgaaggaggtcaaggaggcgATTGGAAAGGATCTGAGTAAGAGGCATGTGCCGAAATGGATTTTTGAGACGCCTGAGATTCCG ACAACCATCAATCTTAAAAAGGTTGAATTACCCGTCAAACACATCGTGTGCGGACGCAAGGTCAAGCCGAGTGGGACGCTGGCTAATCCGCAGAGTCTGGACTTTTACTACCAGTTTGCCaaggtggaggagctggTGAATCCTCATCCTAACCTTTGA
- a CDS encoding anaphase-promoting complex subunit Cut9: protein MASSQPNMEKFLREWRQDALNKAQYESAIFIGDKLLAMTNDDNDAFFLAQVHFAAGNYTRAQALLVKQDLLTSSPSCRYLAAHCLIKQNNFVEALAILGEHTPTHLFATNAKRKTTRGLRGTTARASSKTPSRHHDQGDDIPEEDIPSRRYEASMCYLRGLCYAKQNAFDRAKEAYKDALRIDVQCFEAFSQLVKNSLMSPDEEDEFMQSLAFDSIRAPGDDPDMEDEPADYVHMLYQTQLSKYRNPQAFNTAIESLSTHYGLENNADILLAKADLLYTQCRFKDALAITESILMDDKYNFAVYPIHLACLYELRKTNVLFLIAHELADTHPDEPCTWLAVGIYYFTTGKIADARRYFSKASMMDANFGPAWIGFAHTFAAEGEHDQAVTAYSTAARLFTGTHLPQVFLGMQNHAMNNMTAAEEFLKTAYSLCKTDPLLLNEMGIVLYHQDRLKEAVKMFDQALAIAEETDSDPHAWLGARTNLGHALRRLRKHDEALEEFDQVLRDGGKDAQIFCAKGLIYLDQGRPDEAVRVLHEALAIHPQDPIATELLNKALEESAEAGGIGLLGTADADLGGEAGDEAITASFEQLLGGAARMRLARERGRRAVAETPGQGGVKDKGKGVARGGRRGAAGGTRLFRGDQEEVDSMELSD, encoded by the exons ATGGCTTCTTCGCAACCTAACATGGAAAAGTTCCTGCGCGAATGGCGCCAGGATGCCCTCAACAAAGCTCAATACGAGTCAGCTATATTCATAGGGGACAAGCTCCTAGCTATGACAA acgacgacaacgatgcCTTCTTTCTAGCCCAAGTCCACTTTGCCGCCGGAAATTATACTCGAGCACAGGCACTGCTTGTCAAACAAGACCTCCTCACCTCGAGTCCATCCTGCCGATACCTCGCAGCGCACTGCCTAATCAAACAAAACAACTTTGTCGAGGCCCTTGCAATACTAGGCGAACACACCCCGACACATCTATTTGCGACTAATGCGAAACGGAAGACTACTCGAGGCTTGCGCGGCACCACAGCAAGAGCCAGTTCAAAAACACCATCGCGCCACCATGACCAAGGCGACGATATACCAGAGGAAGACATACCAAGCAGGCGCTACGAAGCCTCCATGTGCTATCTTCGAGGGCTCTGTTACGCCAAGCAGAATGCCTTCGACCGAGCCAAGGAAGCCTACAAAGATGCTCTGCGAATCGATGTCCAGTGTTTCGAGGCCTTCAGTCAACTGGTCAAGAACTCGCTGATGTCGcccgatgaggaggacgagttTATGCAGTCGCTCGCCTTCGACTCGATTCGCGCTCCAGGCGATGACCCAGACATGGAGGACGAACCAGCCGACTACGTGCATATGCTGTACCAAACACAGCTCTCCAAATACCGCAACCCACAAGCCTTCAACACAGCCATCGAGTCGCTCTCGACACACTACGGTCTCGAGAACAATGCCGATATTCTGCTTGCCAAGGCCGACCTGCTCTATACGCAATGCCGCTTTAAGGATGCGCTTGCGATCACCGAGTCGATCCTGATGGACGACAAATACAATTTCGCCGTCTACCCGATTCATCTTGCCTGCCTGTACGAGCTCCGAAAAACGAACGTACTCTTCCTGATCGCCCACGAACTAGCCGACACCCACCCCGACGAACCCTGCACCTGGCTCGCCGTCGGAATCTATTACTTCACCACGGGCAAGATCGCCGACGCGCGCCGCTACTTCAGCAAGGCCAGCATGATGGACGCCAACTTTGGTCCGGCCTGGATAGGCTTTGCGCACACCTTCGCCGCTGAAGGCGAGCACGACCAGGCTGTGACGGCTTACTCGACCGCCGCCCGCTTATTCACAGGCACCCACCTGCCGCAGGTCTTTTTGGGCATGCAGAACCACGCCATGAACAACATGACGGCCGCCGAGGAGTTCCTCAAGACGGCCTACTCGCTGTGCAAGACAGACCCGCTGTTGCTCAACGAGATGGGCATCGTGCTCTACCACCAGGACCGCCTGAAGGAGGCCGTCAAGATGTTCGACCAGGCCCTTGCCATTGCCGAGGAGACCGATAGCGATCCTCACGCTTGGCTGGGTGCCCGCACGAACCTGGGGCATGCGCTGAGGCGGCTGAGGAAACATGATGAGGCGTTGGAGGAATTTGACCAGGTCCTTCGCGATGGCGGGAAAGATGCCCAGATATTTTGCGCCAAGGGATTGATATACCTGGATCAAGGGAGACCAGATGAGGCGGTACGGGTGTTGCATGAGGCGTTGGCGATACACCCGCAGGACCCCATCGCTACGGAGTTGCTGAATAAGGCGCTTGAGGAATCGGCAGAAGCAGGGGGGATAGGGCTGCTAGGGACTGCAGATGCGGATCTGGGCGGAGAAGCGGGGGATGAGGCGATCACGGCCAGCTTTGAGCAGTTGCTGGGGGGTGCGGCGAGGATGAGATTGGctagggagagggggaggcgGGCCGTTGCGGAGACGCCAGGACAAGGTGGTGTGAAGGATAAAGGGAAGGGCGTTGCTAGGggtggaaggaggggagCGGCGGGGGGCACTAGATTGTTTAGGGGAGATCAAGAAGAGGTGGATAGCATGGAGCTGAGCGATTGA